The proteins below are encoded in one region of Fervidicoccaceae archaeon:
- a CDS encoding 50S ribosomal protein L1: MLVTTDLVESIRSSLQALLSDRSRRNFRESIELIVTFKKTELKPEEMKWRETLYLPHPPAKEVKVCVAAEGETAIRAREAGAYLVLDRGALEELSGNKKKARKIAETCDWVLVQRELMPLVGRTLGPALGPRGKAPAPLPAGASIASTLDLFRRAVNLKMKEQPHVQVRIGTVDNSIEELVANASAVLEKIGEKMGGKTIKKIYLKRTMGPVVEIGAGAGQRR; the protein is encoded by the coding sequence ATGCTGGTGACCACCGATCTCGTTGAGTCCATTAGGAGCTCTCTGCAAGCTCTCCTGAGCGACCGATCGCGGAGGAATTTCAGGGAGAGCATTGAGTTGATAGTGACTTTTAAGAAGACGGAATTGAAGCCCGAGGAGATGAAGTGGAGAGAGACGCTCTATCTACCACATCCTCCCGCGAAAGAGGTCAAAGTGTGCGTGGCCGCCGAGGGCGAGACGGCAATTCGAGCCAGAGAGGCCGGCGCTTACCTGGTGTTGGACCGGGGAGCGCTAGAAGAGCTTTCGGGTAACAAGAAGAAAGCGAGGAAGATCGCCGAGACGTGTGATTGGGTTCTCGTTCAGAGAGAGCTCATGCCTTTGGTCGGCCGAACGCTGGGGCCCGCTCTCGGGCCCAGAGGCAAGGCCCCAGCTCCTCTGCCGGCGGGGGCCTCGATAGCGTCGACACTCGACCTCTTCAGGAGGGCAGTGAACTTAAAGATGAAGGAGCAGCCTCACGTGCAGGTCAGGATAGGGACCGTCGATAACAGCATCGAGGAGTTGGTGGCCAACGCGAGCGCGGTGCTCGAGAAGATCGGCGAGAAGATGGGGGGAAAGACGATCAAGAAGATTTACCTGAAGCGCACAATGGGGCCGGTTGTGGAGATAGGGGCGGGAGCGGGCCAGCGGAGGTAG
- the rplJ gene encoding 50S ribosomal protein L10, producing MSVARVGRAPPRYKVEAVAEIERLLREYPVIGVARLENLPASVLQKIKSLVRDLHGNDVLLKVVKSTLFAVAARRARPEVLEKLEPLLRGQKLLVFSKLNAFALNAALRRALVPIPARPGMKATRDIVVPAGDTGLKPGPVLSSFSKLRIPTKVQGGTIWIAKDTKVAKAGDVISAELASLLQRLGVIGGEAYIELEAAVDGSTLLKKEELELDLESFRNEVSRAQSLALGVATRAAVPEPEALSAAVLLARARAAALAGAAGLLLRGVEREVIALAVARARAVVAALGDRARELGLEVPAAPAPAPAVQAKASVEEEKEKEAEEEKKELSEEELASGLAALFG from the coding sequence TTGAGCGTCGCTAGGGTCGGACGCGCGCCACCTCGCTACAAGGTCGAGGCCGTAGCTGAGATAGAGCGGCTCCTGCGTGAGTACCCCGTAATAGGGGTGGCCAGGCTCGAGAACCTGCCGGCCTCGGTGCTCCAGAAAATAAAGAGTCTAGTCAGGGATCTGCACGGTAACGACGTACTGTTGAAGGTGGTAAAGAGCACGCTTTTCGCTGTGGCAGCTCGAAGAGCGAGGCCTGAGGTCCTCGAAAAGCTCGAGCCTCTGCTGCGGGGGCAGAAACTCCTCGTGTTCTCGAAGCTCAACGCTTTTGCTCTAAACGCTGCGCTGCGCAGGGCCCTCGTGCCGATACCGGCTAGACCTGGTATGAAAGCCACGAGAGACATCGTGGTCCCAGCGGGTGACACGGGCCTCAAACCGGGCCCTGTGCTCAGCTCCTTCAGCAAATTGAGGATCCCGACGAAGGTGCAGGGAGGCACCATATGGATCGCCAAGGACACGAAGGTAGCGAAGGCGGGCGACGTGATATCGGCGGAGCTGGCCTCGCTGCTTCAGAGGCTCGGTGTGATCGGCGGTGAGGCCTACATTGAGCTCGAGGCAGCTGTCGACGGGAGCACGCTGCTCAAAAAAGAAGAGCTCGAGCTCGACCTCGAGAGCTTCAGGAACGAAGTATCGAGAGCTCAGAGCCTAGCGCTCGGCGTGGCGACTAGGGCCGCGGTGCCCGAGCCCGAGGCGCTGAGCGCGGCTGTGTTGCTCGCGCGTGCAAGAGCGGCTGCTCTGGCCGGCGCAGCCGGCCTCCTCCTCAGAGGGGTCGAAAGGGAAGTGATCGCACTGGCCGTGGCTAGAGCGCGAGCCGTCGTCGCTGCTCTCGGCGACCGCGCGAGGGAGCTGGGCCTCGAAGTCCCGGCGGCCCCGGCCCCGGCGCCGGCGGTCCAGGCCAAGGCCTCGGTCGAGGAGGAGAAGGAGAAGGAGGCCGAGGAGGAGAAGAAGGAGCTGAGCGAAGAGGAGCTGGCCTCGGGCCTAGCCGCCCTCTTCGGATGA
- the alaS gene encoding alanine--tRNA ligase, with amino-acid sequence MTSEDEYRVEFFDELGFVRKTCRVCGRPFWTLDPDAQTCQDAPCVEYFFDRIPVKSATGVAESRERFLKFFEKRGHEIQRPRPVVARWREDLYLTIASIVVFQPHVTSGVAPPPANPLVICQPCIRLEDIDNVGLTLGRHLTLFEMGGHHAFNSEREWLYWKDETVRYAYEFFVDELGVPGKSLTFKESWWQGGGNAGPCFEVASGGLEVATLVFMQYRLDGERLEPIPLKIVDTGYGIERIAWFTSKTPTAFHAIYGGLLEKFRSLLGLEKPPRGLLEAAFRRAGLMNVEKPETLERVVATVAEEIGAERSEAARALDREAKLYSLLDHTKTLAFMLADGVVPSNQGEGYLARLVARRALRNIALLGSEASLADLVELQVELWGGQFPSLRENANYVLDATIVEEEKFKQVLRENLPRAVALLKRGPTIENLRRVYSELGIPPELVARAGVSVEIPRGFYSLIAREGMSRPMEVPEEPAWLRGLPETLRIFHEDPYAWRIKARVLAVKGAEVVLDATIVYPTGGGQLGDSAWIIDPKGRRIAIASAEAVGGKIIHKLERQDHGLAPGDVVEVEIDRAKRYKLMRHHTATHLVLGALRRILGPHVWQAGAEKTPEKARLDFTHYKPLSREELARVEEIVNSLVLENRPVRSYLIDRNEAEERYGFSIYQGGAPLQARLRIVEIEGHDAQACFGTHVRSTGEIGGVKITSLAKLQEGVYRLELVAGTEVAVYARSLEEKLDGVASVIGGDRESVDKRARSLRDELSELKSLLSRYRQLAKLRLLEEILSKAERVGPFSVYVLNDELNDDKLATEVLKEAAERAKDVVVARVASSDGSTLIELSLGAKAAEIVDGLTLVKRISEVLGGRGGGKSTHAYLRIDAPISSEKVREELTRILSEPRS; translated from the coding sequence ATGACAAGCGAGGACGAATATAGGGTCGAGTTCTTCGACGAGCTAGGTTTCGTTAGGAAGACTTGCAGAGTATGCGGCAGGCCCTTCTGGACTCTGGATCCGGACGCGCAAACTTGTCAAGATGCTCCATGCGTCGAGTACTTCTTCGATCGCATCCCGGTGAAGAGCGCCACTGGCGTGGCTGAGTCGAGAGAGCGCTTTCTCAAGTTCTTCGAAAAGCGCGGGCACGAGATTCAGAGACCCAGACCCGTCGTGGCTAGGTGGAGAGAAGACCTCTATCTCACGATAGCCAGCATAGTCGTCTTTCAGCCCCACGTGACGAGCGGCGTTGCGCCTCCGCCGGCCAACCCGCTGGTGATATGTCAGCCATGCATCAGGCTCGAGGACATAGATAACGTAGGCCTCACGCTGGGGAGGCATCTAACTTTATTCGAGATGGGAGGCCATCACGCTTTCAACTCGGAGAGAGAGTGGCTCTATTGGAAGGACGAGACGGTCAGATACGCCTACGAGTTCTTCGTCGATGAGCTCGGGGTGCCCGGGAAGAGCCTGACCTTCAAGGAATCGTGGTGGCAAGGAGGTGGCAACGCGGGCCCGTGCTTTGAGGTGGCCTCGGGGGGCTTAGAGGTGGCCACGCTCGTCTTCATGCAATATAGGCTCGACGGCGAGAGGCTCGAGCCCATACCGCTTAAGATCGTCGATACGGGTTACGGAATAGAGCGAATAGCGTGGTTCACCAGTAAGACCCCGACGGCTTTCCACGCGATCTACGGGGGCCTACTCGAGAAATTCCGCTCTCTTCTCGGCCTAGAGAAGCCCCCCAGAGGCCTCCTCGAGGCGGCTTTCAGGAGAGCAGGCCTCATGAACGTAGAGAAACCCGAGACGCTCGAGAGAGTCGTAGCGACCGTGGCCGAGGAGATCGGCGCAGAGCGCTCCGAGGCGGCTCGAGCGCTCGACCGAGAGGCCAAGCTCTACAGCCTCCTTGACCACACGAAGACTCTAGCCTTCATGCTAGCCGATGGAGTGGTTCCTTCTAATCAGGGCGAGGGTTATCTGGCCAGACTCGTGGCGAGGAGGGCCTTAAGGAACATAGCGTTGCTCGGGAGCGAAGCCTCGCTGGCCGATCTCGTGGAGCTTCAGGTCGAGTTGTGGGGCGGTCAGTTCCCCTCTCTCAGAGAGAACGCGAACTACGTGCTGGACGCCACAATAGTCGAGGAGGAGAAGTTCAAGCAAGTGCTGAGGGAGAACCTCCCGAGAGCCGTGGCTCTGCTCAAGCGTGGACCCACTATCGAGAATCTGAGGCGGGTCTACAGCGAGCTGGGAATACCCCCGGAGCTCGTCGCGAGGGCCGGCGTATCGGTGGAGATACCGAGGGGCTTCTACTCGCTAATCGCTAGGGAAGGAATGAGTAGGCCGATGGAGGTGCCCGAGGAGCCGGCTTGGCTGCGAGGTCTTCCGGAGACCCTCAGGATATTCCACGAGGATCCTTACGCCTGGAGGATCAAGGCTAGAGTGCTCGCCGTGAAAGGGGCCGAGGTCGTGCTGGACGCGACCATAGTTTATCCGACCGGCGGAGGACAGCTCGGAGACTCGGCGTGGATCATAGACCCTAAGGGGAGGAGAATTGCCATAGCATCGGCCGAGGCAGTGGGAGGCAAAATAATCCACAAACTAGAGAGACAGGATCACGGTCTCGCGCCGGGCGACGTAGTCGAAGTAGAAATAGATAGGGCCAAGCGCTACAAGCTGATGAGGCATCACACTGCGACTCACCTCGTTCTAGGAGCTCTGAGGAGGATCCTCGGACCCCACGTTTGGCAGGCCGGAGCCGAGAAGACTCCCGAGAAGGCTAGGCTGGACTTCACGCACTACAAGCCGCTGAGCAGAGAGGAGCTCGCGCGCGTCGAGGAAATCGTGAATTCTCTCGTGCTAGAGAACAGACCCGTCAGGTCTTACCTCATCGATAGGAACGAGGCGGAGGAGAGATACGGCTTCTCGATTTACCAAGGGGGAGCGCCGCTTCAAGCTCGATTGAGGATCGTCGAGATCGAGGGCCACGATGCTCAGGCCTGCTTTGGGACTCACGTGAGGAGCACGGGAGAGATAGGCGGCGTCAAGATAACGAGCCTCGCCAAGCTACAGGAAGGAGTCTACAGGCTCGAGCTCGTCGCCGGCACTGAGGTCGCTGTCTACGCGAGGAGCCTCGAGGAGAAGCTCGATGGCGTAGCGAGCGTCATCGGAGGAGACAGAGAGAGCGTTGACAAGAGGGCTCGATCTCTCCGTGATGAGCTGAGCGAGCTCAAGAGTCTGCTATCGAGGTACAGGCAATTGGCGAAGCTCAGGCTATTAGAGGAGATCCTATCGAAGGCCGAGAGGGTCGGCCCCTTCTCGGTGTACGTACTCAACGACGAGCTCAACGATGATAAGTTGGCCACGGAGGTCCTGAAGGAGGCCGCGGAGAGAGCCAAAGACGTCGTGGTCGCCAGGGTGGCGAGCTCCGACGGCTCGACGCTGATCGAGCTGAGCTTGGGGGCGAAGGCCGCCGAGATCGTCGATGGCCTGACGCTCGTCAAGAGGATATCAGAGGTCCTCGGTGGCAGGGGAGGAGGGAAGAGCACTCACGCTTACCTCAGGATCGATGCCCCGATCAGCTCGGAAAAGGTGAGAGAGGAATTAACGAGGATCTTATCGGAGCCGAGAAGTTGA
- a CDS encoding DUF434 domain-containing protein, with amino-acid sequence MSEAARDLYYLLNRGYPKKSSLQLVGSRYRLTKTELALLGRCVHEEEYNLSVARKLEVGSSAKLLVVDVYNVLTSVSEYLEGGKLYLCTDLVIRDIASAEGRSRKTREALLRAASRLSEALGSTNVEALIFVLDERRSRSAELAASLRKLPWPVAEARFLLSQKADSSIIEKCSEEPERAAATSDRVVLERVEAARDLVRLVVEHEGGFEKILDLRDLVL; translated from the coding sequence TTGAGCGAGGCAGCGAGAGATCTATACTATTTGCTCAACAGAGGCTACCCGAAGAAGTCGTCTCTTCAGCTCGTGGGCTCTAGGTATCGGCTCACTAAGACGGAGCTAGCTCTGCTAGGGAGGTGCGTCCACGAGGAGGAGTATAATCTGTCGGTAGCGCGCAAGCTTGAAGTCGGTTCGAGCGCGAAGCTATTGGTAGTCGACGTCTACAACGTGCTCACCAGCGTCAGCGAGTACCTAGAGGGGGGGAAGCTTTACCTCTGCACTGACCTCGTGATACGCGACATCGCCTCGGCCGAGGGCCGCTCGAGGAAGACGCGTGAGGCCCTCCTCAGGGCGGCATCGCGACTCTCTGAGGCGCTAGGCTCCACTAACGTCGAGGCCTTAATCTTCGTGTTGGACGAGCGAAGGTCGAGAAGCGCCGAGCTGGCCGCGAGCCTTCGAAAACTCCCGTGGCCCGTGGCTGAGGCGAGATTCTTGCTCTCCCAAAAGGCCGACTCTTCCATCATTGAGAAGTGCTCTGAGGAGCCCGAGAGAGCGGCCGCTACGAGCGATAGAGTAGTCTTAGAGAGGGTCGAGGCCGCGAGGGACCTCGTGAGATTGGTCGTGGAGCACGAGGGAGGATTCGAGAAAATATTGGACCTGAGGGATCTCGTGCTCTGA
- a CDS encoding translation initiation factor IF-5A: MGVNYVELGELKEGSFMVIDNEPCRVVEITKAKTGKHGSAKAHVVAVGLFSGSKKTLVAPVDQRVEVPVVLKRVAQVLADTGKSLQLMDLESYEVFEVEKPSDPELASKISVGAEVEYWEVMNRRLVMRVRG; this comes from the coding sequence TTGGGAGTAAACTACGTCGAGCTGGGAGAACTCAAAGAGGGAAGCTTCATGGTGATAGACAACGAGCCGTGCCGCGTAGTAGAGATAACCAAGGCGAAGACGGGGAAGCACGGAAGCGCGAAGGCCCATGTCGTCGCGGTGGGGCTTTTCAGCGGCTCCAAGAAAACGCTCGTGGCTCCCGTCGACCAGAGAGTCGAGGTCCCGGTGGTGCTCAAGAGAGTGGCTCAGGTGCTCGCGGATACTGGCAAGTCGTTGCAGCTCATGGACCTGGAGAGTTACGAGGTCTTCGAGGTCGAGAAGCCGAGCGACCCCGAGCTCGCCTCTAAGATCTCGGTGGGCGCCGAGGTCGAATATTGGGAGGTAATGAATCGCAGACTCGTGATGCGCGTCCGCGGCTAA
- a CDS encoding signal recognition particle protein Srp54 yields MEIFAGLRDALRRFISSTAPYEKSVEEFVRDLQRELIRGDVNVRLVMELSDRLRKRALQEIPPPGVTRRDWFVKIIYEELVKFLGGSEEPQILPEKRPYVIMLVGVQGSGKTTSAGKLAWYYKNRKMKVGLVQTDTHRPAAYEQLKQIAERLGVEFYGSKDGKSPIELAEEGLRNMIEKKVDVVIVDTAGRHGYGSEAALLDEMKRLADAIKPDEIMLVLDATIGQKARDLAERFHAAAPVGSIFLTKLDGSARGGGALSAVAVTGARVKFVGTGEKLEDIEVFKPTRFVGRLLGMGDIEGLLERLSSLEETEELEEQAREMLSGRLDMRLVYRQLYEIRRMGPLGKILKMIPGLDLASISEESMKMSEKKLDKWLAAIQSMTYEELEKPELLIREKSRLRRVAFGSGLKPEEVQELLKYYAQMRRALKQLKRRRELLKRFRLGGQ; encoded by the coding sequence GTGGAAATCTTCGCGGGCCTCAGAGACGCGCTGAGGAGATTCATTTCTTCGACCGCTCCTTACGAGAAAAGCGTCGAGGAGTTCGTCAGAGATCTCCAGCGAGAGCTCATAAGGGGAGACGTCAACGTGAGATTGGTCATGGAGCTTAGTGACAGGCTGCGCAAGAGAGCTCTTCAGGAGATCCCGCCGCCCGGAGTGACCAGGAGAGATTGGTTCGTGAAGATAATCTACGAGGAGCTGGTCAAATTCCTCGGCGGCTCGGAAGAGCCGCAGATCTTACCGGAGAAGAGACCCTACGTCATCATGTTAGTAGGAGTACAAGGCAGCGGCAAGACCACTAGCGCGGGGAAGCTTGCTTGGTACTACAAGAACAGAAAGATGAAAGTAGGGCTAGTCCAAACCGACACGCACAGGCCGGCGGCCTACGAGCAGTTGAAGCAGATAGCGGAGCGATTGGGCGTTGAGTTCTACGGCTCCAAAGACGGTAAATCGCCGATCGAGTTGGCTGAAGAGGGCCTGAGAAACATGATCGAGAAGAAAGTCGACGTCGTGATCGTAGATACGGCAGGCAGACACGGCTACGGTAGCGAGGCCGCTCTCCTCGATGAGATGAAGAGGCTCGCCGACGCCATAAAGCCGGACGAGATAATGCTCGTGCTCGACGCAACGATAGGTCAGAAGGCCCGAGATCTAGCCGAGAGATTCCATGCCGCGGCGCCCGTGGGGTCGATATTCCTGACGAAGCTCGACGGCAGTGCCAGAGGAGGGGGAGCTCTCTCCGCCGTGGCGGTCACGGGAGCGCGCGTGAAGTTCGTTGGGACTGGCGAGAAGCTCGAGGACATCGAGGTGTTCAAGCCGACCAGATTCGTCGGCAGGCTCCTGGGGATGGGCGATATCGAAGGCCTCTTGGAGAGGCTGAGCTCTCTCGAGGAGACCGAAGAGCTCGAGGAACAGGCCCGCGAGATGCTCAGCGGAAGGCTCGACATGAGGCTGGTCTATAGGCAGCTCTACGAAATAAGACGCATGGGGCCTCTCGGGAAGATCCTCAAGATGATACCGGGCCTCGACCTCGCCTCTATCTCCGAGGAGAGCATGAAGATGAGCGAGAAGAAGCTAGACAAGTGGCTGGCAGCGATCCAGAGCATGACATACGAGGAGCTGGAGAAACCCGAGCTATTGATCAGGGAGAAGAGCAGGTTGAGGAGGGTAGCGTTCGGCAGCGGACTCAAACCCGAGGAGGTACAGGAGCTCCTCAAATACTATGCGCAGATGAGGAGAGCTCTCAAGCAGCTCAAGAGGAGGAGGGAGCTATTGAAGCGTTTCCGGCTAGGCGGGCAATGA